CGCATGTGCCCGCAGGGTTCACAGAGGCCGGTCCCCTCGAAGACGGCCTCGCCGACGCGGAACCGCACGCCGACGAGGTGGTTCAGCGCGACGCCCCGTGTCGTGATGTTTCGGCGATGTCCTCCGGACTCGAACTCGACGCCGTAGTCCGACTCGGCGGCCTCCAGCGCCTCGGCCTCGATGAGCGTCACGTCGCTCGGTTCGAGGTTCGGGTTCTCGTTGTAGACGCCCTCCCCCTCGTAGTATCTGTCTCCGGTTATCCCGCGGCCGGCGACGGCCTCGACGGACTCGCGGGGTTCGGCCTCGCCGCTCGCCGCCGGGACGACGTGGATGCGGTCGACGGTGCCGGTACGCGCCCCGAACTCGGCGTCCTCGCTCGTGCGACTCATGAGTGCAGGTGTGGGAGGCCGCTCCGAGCGCATAAGTGCGCCGTCGGCTCAGACCGATAGTTCGGCGTCGGTAGAATCGGTATCGCGACGGGCGGTTTAGCGGGCTACTCCCGCAGGAACGACTCGATGCGGTTCAGCGCCGCCTTCAACTCGTTCATCCCCGTCGCGTAGGAGACGCGGAGGTGCCCCTCGCCGCTCTCGCCGAAGACGCGGCCGGGGACGAGAGCGACCTGCTCCTCTTGGAGGAGCGCTTCGGCGAACGCCTCGTCGTCCTCCCACCCGGGCGGGCACTTCGGGAAGACGTAGAAGGCGCCCTTCGCCTCGAAGCAGTCCATCCCGAGTTCGTTGAACCGCGAGATGACGAACCGGCGCCGCCGGTC
This Halogeometricum sp. S3BR5-2 DNA region includes the following protein-coding sequences:
- a CDS encoding MOSC domain-containing protein — protein: MSRTSEDAEFGARTGTVDRIHVVPAASGEAEPRESVEAVAGRGITGDRYYEGEGVYNENPNLEPSDVTLIEAEALEAAESDYGVEFESGGHRRNITTRGVALNHLVGVRFRVGEAVFEGTGLCEPCGHMRSLSGEDDAVEALRHRGGLDARIVESGRVAVGDDVRW